A part of Kitasatospora acidiphila genomic DNA contains:
- a CDS encoding DinB family protein: protein MTDTTNATTELSGERADLLETLTTARHFLRLTARDLTDDQARQRTTASELCLGGLIKHVTSTERFWASFIVEGPSVMPDFTTLTEADWAKRGEEFQLLPGETLAGVLAEYEEVARRTDQLVAALPNLDAAQPLPKAPWFEADKSWSARRTLLHIAAETAQHAGHADIIRESLDGAKSMG from the coding sequence ATGACCGACACCACCAACGCCACCACCGAGCTGTCCGGCGAGCGGGCTGACCTGCTGGAGACGCTGACCACCGCACGGCACTTCCTGCGCCTCACCGCCCGCGACCTCACCGACGACCAGGCCCGGCAGCGGACCACCGCCAGCGAGCTCTGCCTGGGCGGCCTGATCAAGCACGTGACGTCGACCGAGCGGTTCTGGGCGTCGTTCATCGTCGAGGGCCCGTCGGTGATGCCCGACTTCACCACCCTGACGGAGGCCGACTGGGCCAAGCGCGGCGAGGAGTTCCAGCTGCTGCCCGGCGAGACGCTGGCCGGTGTGCTGGCGGAGTACGAGGAGGTGGCCCGCCGCACCGACCAGCTGGTGGCCGCGCTGCCGAACCTGGACGCCGCGCAGCCGCTGCCCAAGGCGCCCTGGTTCGAGGCCGACAAGTCCTGGTCGGCCCGCCGCACCCTGCTGCACATCGCCGCCGAGACCGCTCAGCACGCCGGCCACGCCGACATCATCCGCGAGTCGCTGGACGGCGCCAAGAGCATGGGCTGA
- a CDS encoding phosphoribosylanthranilate isomerase, translated as MTTVNKLVQVAGCIDAAEADMIIGEGADWIGFGLRLPSGKDDISEQDAAAIIKGFEPPHAGVLISYLTDAQEVSDFCTQLGVVAVQLHGDVATDQLRLLKELRPELFVLKSLVVKADNAEELLQLVDDTHPFVDMYITDTFDPKTGAKGATGLTHDWSISAELVRRSPKPLMMAGGLNPENVGDAIRAVRPAAVDAHTGLEGPDGRKDRAKVAKFVAEARRAFDDIG; from the coding sequence ATGACCACCGTGAACAAGCTGGTCCAGGTCGCAGGCTGCATCGACGCCGCGGAAGCCGACATGATCATCGGCGAGGGGGCGGACTGGATCGGCTTCGGGCTGCGCCTGCCGTCCGGCAAGGACGACATCTCCGAGCAGGACGCTGCCGCGATCATCAAGGGCTTCGAGCCGCCGCACGCCGGCGTGCTGATCAGCTACCTGACGGATGCCCAGGAGGTCAGCGACTTCTGCACCCAGCTCGGCGTGGTCGCCGTCCAGCTGCACGGGGATGTGGCGACCGACCAGCTCCGCCTGCTCAAGGAGCTCCGCCCGGAGCTGTTCGTGCTGAAGTCGCTGGTGGTCAAGGCCGACAACGCCGAGGAGCTGCTCCAACTCGTCGACGACACCCACCCGTTCGTCGACATGTACATCACCGACACCTTCGACCCGAAGACCGGTGCCAAGGGCGCGACGGGGCTCACCCACGACTGGAGCATCTCCGCCGAGCTGGTCCGCCGCTCCCCGAAGCCGCTGATGATGGCGGGCGGCCTGAACCCGGAGAACGTCGGGGACGCGATCCGCGCCGTCCGTCCGGCCGCCGTGGACGCCCACACCGGTCTGGAGGGCCCGGACGGCCGCAAGGACCGGGCCAAGGTCGCCAAGTTCGTCGCCGAAGCCCGTCGTGCCTTCGACGACATCGGCTGA
- the upp gene encoding uracil phosphoribosyltransferase, with protein MSTEHVHLLPQTDQLRAMHTIVRDRDCSQEDFRFYTRRIIHRLLEAALDLLPYAKREVTTPVGVTYLGLELVDKVCAVPVIRAGEAMEVELLDVQPDIPIGKILIQRDKQTKLPKLYYKQLPADIGEGHVLLLEPMLATGGSALAAIDVLLDSGVSEEKIIMINFLSSPEGLERFARERPGLQIVTSAIEDRLNEHAFMIPGIGDFGDRFFGTTDSGARK; from the coding sequence GTGAGTACCGAACACGTCCACCTGTTGCCGCAGACGGATCAGCTCCGCGCCATGCACACCATCGTCCGGGACCGGGACTGCTCGCAGGAGGACTTCCGGTTCTACACGCGGCGCATCATCCACCGTCTGCTGGAAGCCGCCCTGGATCTGCTGCCGTACGCCAAGCGGGAGGTCACCACCCCGGTCGGCGTCACCTACCTGGGGCTCGAGCTCGTCGACAAGGTGTGCGCCGTGCCGGTGATCCGCGCCGGTGAGGCGATGGAGGTCGAGCTGCTCGATGTGCAGCCCGACATCCCGATCGGCAAGATCCTGATCCAGCGCGACAAGCAGACCAAGCTGCCGAAGCTCTACTACAAGCAGCTGCCGGCGGACATCGGCGAAGGCCATGTGCTGCTGCTGGAGCCGATGCTGGCCACCGGCGGTTCGGCCCTGGCAGCCATCGACGTGCTGCTGGACTCGGGGGTTTCCGAGGAGAAGATCATCATGATCAACTTCCTCTCCTCGCCCGAGGGCCTCGAGCGCTTCGCCAGGGAGCGGCCGGGGCTGCAGATCGTCACCAGCGCCATCGAGGACCGGCTCAACGAGCACGCATTCATGATCCCCGGCATCGGGGACTTCGGCGACCGCTTCTTCGGAACCACGGACTCCGGAGCTAGGA